Proteins encoded together in one Pseudomonas asiatica window:
- a CDS encoding histone deacetylase family protein yields the protein MPLPLIYHEDYSPEFPAEHRFPMDKFRLLHDHLIDSGLTTDQALLRPDICPNDILALAHDRSYIERYMNGDLSREDQRRLGLPWSEALARRTVRAVGGSLLSAEMALQHGIACHLAGGTHHAHYDHPAGFCIFNDLAVISRYLLEAGRVHRVLIFDCDVHQGDGTARILHDTPDAITVSLHCEQNFPARKAQSDWDIPLPRGMGDMAYLKVVDDALNYLLPLYRPDLVLYDAGVDVHKDDALGYLQLTDAGVAARDEAVLRHCLGRDIPVVGVIGGGYSKDRAALARRHGILHHSAARVIGCSQ from the coding sequence ATGCCGTTGCCGCTGATCTACCACGAAGACTACAGCCCGGAGTTCCCTGCCGAACACCGCTTCCCCATGGACAAGTTCCGCCTGCTGCACGACCACTTGATCGACAGCGGGCTGACCACAGACCAAGCCCTGCTGCGCCCGGACATCTGTCCCAACGACATCCTCGCCCTGGCCCACGACCGCAGCTACATCGAGCGCTACATGAACGGCGACCTGTCACGCGAGGACCAGCGCCGCCTCGGCCTGCCCTGGAGCGAGGCCCTGGCCCGGCGTACCGTGCGCGCCGTAGGCGGCTCCCTGCTGAGCGCCGAGATGGCGCTGCAGCACGGCATCGCCTGCCACCTTGCCGGCGGCACCCACCACGCCCATTACGACCACCCTGCCGGCTTCTGCATCTTCAACGACCTCGCCGTGATCAGCCGCTACCTGCTGGAGGCTGGCCGGGTACACCGGGTGCTGATCTTCGACTGCGATGTGCATCAGGGTGACGGCACCGCGCGCATCCTGCACGACACACCAGACGCCATCACCGTCTCGCTGCACTGCGAACAGAACTTCCCGGCGCGCAAGGCGCAAAGCGATTGGGACATCCCCCTGCCCCGCGGCATGGGCGACATGGCCTACCTGAAGGTGGTGGACGACGCCCTCAACTACCTGCTGCCACTCTATCGACCCGACCTGGTGCTGTACGACGCCGGGGTCGATGTGCACAAGGACGACGCCCTGGGCTATCTGCAACTGACCGATGCAGGCGTTGCCGCCCGTGACGAAGCGGTGCTGCGCCACTGCCTGGGCCGCGACATCCCGGTGGTGGGCGTGATCGGCGGTGGCTACAGCAAGGACCGCGCAGCCCTGGCCAGGCGCCATGGCATCCTTCATCACAGCGCGGCACGCGTCATCGGTTGTTCACAATGA
- the pmrG gene encoding lipopolysaccharide core heptose(II)-phosphate phosphatase PmrG, which produces MLSSNTLGHPAIHARRKRRLTRKALGAALGLCMVVAALSTWLATRTHIVDLGNERQLSDSGLLQDWADGAVIVMIRHAERCDSAPGPCLDDPTGITVAGSQAAGRVGQGMHQLGLNNADMLSSPKLRTRQTAHFILGQAVASEGWLESCDSQFASEALAHKRPGHNLVLVTHNGCIDHFARQQKVAGGERESGYASALFVSVDGNGKTRILGRLNEPDWQRVLASTTK; this is translated from the coding sequence ATGCTATCGAGCAACACCCTTGGACACCCTGCCATCCACGCCCGGCGCAAGCGACGCCTGACCCGCAAAGCCCTCGGTGCCGCCCTTGGCCTGTGCATGGTCGTGGCGGCGTTGAGCACCTGGCTGGCGACGAGGACGCACATCGTGGACCTTGGCAACGAACGACAATTGAGTGACAGCGGCCTGCTGCAGGACTGGGCCGACGGTGCGGTGATCGTGATGATCCGCCACGCCGAGCGCTGCGACAGCGCCCCCGGCCCGTGCCTGGACGACCCCACCGGCATAACCGTGGCCGGCAGCCAGGCTGCCGGGCGTGTTGGCCAAGGGATGCACCAGCTGGGCCTTAACAACGCCGATATGCTCAGCAGCCCGAAACTGCGCACACGGCAAACCGCGCATTTCATCCTTGGCCAGGCGGTGGCCAGTGAGGGCTGGCTGGAAAGCTGTGACAGCCAGTTCGCCAGCGAAGCGCTGGCACACAAACGACCGGGGCATAACCTGGTGCTGGTGACCCACAACGGCTGCATCGACCATTTTGCCCGCCAGCAGAAAGTTGCGGGGGGCGAGCGTGAGAGCGGCTATGCCAGTGCGCTGTTCGTTTCGGTGGATGGCAATGGCAAGACACGCATCCTCGGCCGCCTGAACGAGCCGGACTGGCAGCGGGTGCTGGCTAGTACCACGAAATAA
- a CDS encoding GNAT family N-acetyltransferase, with the protein MTPILQLESARLVLRQWHDDDLREFAALCADPQVMRYFPAPLTRLEAAALIGRVRGHFNEYGFGLWALERKDSGAFIGMTGLLHVGFDADFAPAVEIGWRLARRHWGLGFASEAAWTCLRCAFAQLRLEEVVSFTSESNLPSQKVMQAIGMQQDLNGSFEHPRLPVGHPLRPHVLYRIDRAHWERTLRA; encoded by the coding sequence ATGACCCCTATCCTGCAACTGGAAAGCGCGCGGCTGGTACTGCGCCAATGGCACGACGACGACCTGCGCGAGTTCGCCGCCCTGTGTGCCGACCCGCAGGTGATGCGCTACTTCCCGGCGCCGCTGACACGCCTGGAGGCAGCCGCGCTGATCGGCCGCGTGCGCGGGCATTTCAATGAGTACGGCTTTGGTCTGTGGGCTCTAGAGCGCAAGGACAGTGGTGCCTTCATCGGCATGACCGGGTTGCTGCACGTGGGCTTCGATGCCGATTTTGCGCCGGCGGTGGAGATCGGCTGGCGCCTGGCACGCCGCCACTGGGGCCTGGGTTTCGCCAGCGAGGCGGCGTGGACATGCCTGCGCTGTGCTTTCGCCCAATTGCGCCTGGAGGAAGTGGTGTCGTTCACTAGCGAGAGCAACCTGCCCTCGCAGAAGGTCATGCAGGCCATCGGTATGCAGCAGGACCTGAATGGCAGTTTCGAACACCCGCGCCTGCCCGTGGGCCATCCGCTGCGCCCGCATGTGCTGTACCGCATCGATCGTGCTCACTGGGAGCGTACCCTGCGCGCCTGA
- the tesB gene encoding acyl-CoA thioesterase II — protein MSHVLDDLVDLLSLESIEENLFRGRSQDLGFRQLYGGQVLGQSLSAASQTVEDARHVHSLHGYFLRPGDASLPVVYSVDRVRDGGSFSTRRVTAIQKGQPIFTCSASFQYDEEGFEHQAQMPDVVGPENLPTEVELARAMADQLPERIRDKVLCAKPIEIRPVTERDPFNPQAGDPVKYAWFRADGNLPDIPALHKYLLAYASDFGLLTTSLLPHGKSVWQRDMQIASLDHSLWFHGNLRADEWLLYATDSPWAGNARGFCRGSIFNQAGQLVASSCQEGLIRHRKDWA, from the coding sequence ATGAGTCATGTGTTGGACGACCTTGTCGACCTGTTGAGCCTCGAGTCCATCGAGGAGAACCTGTTCCGTGGCCGCAGCCAGGACCTGGGCTTTCGCCAGCTGTACGGCGGGCAGGTACTGGGCCAATCGTTGTCGGCGGCCAGCCAGACGGTCGAGGATGCACGCCATGTGCATTCGTTGCACGGCTACTTCCTGCGCCCTGGCGATGCCAGCCTGCCGGTGGTGTATTCGGTGGACCGCGTGCGCGATGGTGGCAGCTTCAGCACCCGGCGGGTGACGGCTATTCAGAAGGGCCAGCCAATCTTCACCTGCAGCGCCTCGTTCCAGTACGACGAGGAAGGCTTCGAGCACCAGGCGCAGATGCCCGATGTGGTCGGCCCGGAGAACCTGCCCACTGAAGTCGAGCTGGCCCGGGCCATGGCTGACCAGTTGCCCGAGCGCATTCGCGACAAGGTGCTGTGCGCCAAGCCGATCGAGATTCGCCCGGTCACCGAGCGCGACCCATTCAACCCACAGGCTGGCGACCCGGTGAAGTACGCCTGGTTCCGCGCCGACGGCAACCTGCCCGATATCCCCGCCCTGCACAAATACCTGCTGGCCTACGCCTCGGACTTCGGCCTGCTGACCACTTCGTTGCTGCCCCATGGCAAATCGGTGTGGCAGCGTGACATGCAGATCGCCAGCCTCGACCATTCGCTGTGGTTCCATGGCAACCTGCGTGCCGACGAGTGGCTGCTGTATGCCACCGACAGCCCCTGGGCGGGCAATGCCCGTGGCTTCTGCCGCGGCAGCATTTTCAACCAGGCCGGGCAACTGGTGGCGTCGTCGTGCCAGGAAGGCCTGATTCGCCATCGCAAGGACTGGGCATGA
- a CDS encoding HAD family hydrolase: protein MSLGEVRNWVFDMDGTLTVAVHDFAAIRVALDIPAEHDILTHLAALPADEAAAKHAWLLEHERDLAIASTAATGAVELVRELAQRGCRLGILTRNARELAHVTLEAIGLADCFPVEHILGRDEAAPKPSPDGLLKIANAWGVTPGELVMVGDYRFDLDCGRAAGARTVLVNLPDNPWPELVDWHAADCRALKVMLG, encoded by the coding sequence ATGAGCCTGGGCGAGGTGCGCAACTGGGTGTTCGACATGGACGGCACCCTGACCGTGGCCGTGCACGATTTTGCCGCCATCCGCGTAGCGCTGGATATCCCGGCCGAGCACGACATCCTCACCCACCTGGCAGCCTTGCCGGCGGACGAGGCGGCGGCCAAGCATGCCTGGCTGCTGGAGCACGAGCGTGACCTGGCGATTGCTTCCACGGCGGCCACCGGGGCGGTGGAACTGGTGCGCGAACTGGCCCAGCGTGGTTGCCGGCTGGGCATTCTGACCCGCAATGCCCGTGAGTTGGCGCATGTGACGCTGGAGGCCATCGGCCTGGCGGACTGCTTCCCGGTGGAGCACATTCTGGGGCGTGACGAAGCGGCGCCCAAGCCAAGCCCGGATGGGCTGCTGAAGATTGCCAATGCCTGGGGTGTGACACCGGGTGAGTTGGTGATGGTGGGGGATTACCGGTTTGATTTGGACTGTGGGCGTGCCGCAGGGGCGCGCACGGTGCTGGTGAACCTGCCGGACAATCCGTGGCCGGAGCTGGTGGATTGGCATGCGGCCGATTGCCGGGCGCTGAAGGTGATGCTGGGCTGA
- a CDS encoding zinc-dependent alcohol dehydrogenase family protein, which produces MTSKAIYVKPGGGYDKVEVGTCEASSPEAGEITVRLHASSLNYHDFAVVSGMWGPSERRIPMADGAGEVVAVGSGVTEFQVGDNVVSTFFPDWLDGQANVEGFAKVPGDGIDGYAREQVTARATAFTLAPKGFSHAEAATLTTAGLTAWRALMCDDHLKPGDTVLVQGTGGVSIFALQFAKLAGATVIATSSSDAKLERLKALGADHLINYKSTPAWGEKVRELTGNRGVDHVIEVGGPATLEQSMIAARIGGHVSLIGILTGVAGQLPLVQALVRQIRLQGVLVGSRAQQQAMVRAIDANGLRPVVDKHFELEQIVEAFRYQESNRHFGKICLTW; this is translated from the coding sequence ATGACCAGCAAGGCCATCTACGTAAAACCCGGCGGCGGCTACGACAAGGTCGAGGTCGGCACCTGCGAGGCCTCTTCACCCGAGGCCGGCGAGATCACCGTGCGCCTGCACGCCAGCTCTCTCAACTACCACGATTTCGCCGTTGTCAGCGGCATGTGGGGCCCGAGCGAGCGGCGCATCCCCATGGCCGATGGCGCTGGCGAAGTGGTCGCGGTGGGGAGCGGCGTCACCGAGTTTCAGGTCGGCGACAATGTGGTCAGTACCTTTTTCCCCGACTGGCTCGACGGCCAGGCAAATGTGGAAGGCTTCGCCAAGGTGCCCGGCGACGGTATCGATGGTTACGCCCGTGAACAGGTCACCGCTCGCGCCACCGCCTTCACCCTGGCGCCCAAGGGCTTCAGCCATGCAGAAGCTGCCACGCTGACCACGGCCGGTCTCACGGCTTGGCGCGCGCTGATGTGCGACGACCACCTCAAGCCCGGCGATACGGTGCTGGTGCAGGGCACCGGCGGTGTGTCGATCTTCGCCCTGCAGTTTGCCAAGCTGGCCGGCGCGACGGTGATCGCCACCTCGTCCAGCGATGCCAAGCTGGAGCGCCTGAAGGCCCTGGGTGCCGACCATCTGATCAACTACAAGAGCACTCCGGCGTGGGGTGAGAAAGTGCGCGAGCTGACCGGCAACCGCGGCGTCGATCATGTGATCGAAGTGGGTGGCCCGGCGACGCTGGAGCAATCGATGATCGCCGCGCGCATTGGTGGGCATGTGTCGTTGATCGGCATCCTCACCGGCGTGGCCGGGCAATTGCCGCTGGTGCAGGCGCTGGTGCGGCAGATACGCCTGCAAGGCGTGCTGGTGGGCAGCCGCGCCCAGCAGCAGGCGATGGTGCGGGCGATCGATGCCAACGGCCTGCGGCCGGTGGTGGACAAGCATTTCGAGCTGGAGCAGATCGTCGAGGCGTTCCGTTATCAGGAGAGCAACCGGCATTTCGGTAAGATCTGCCTGACCTGGTAA
- a CDS encoding FadR/GntR family transcriptional regulator, which produces MATEQAHKRGHSRAHDLVSSLTQQILLGTFKPGDKLPSENSLVREHGVSRTVVREALSKLQASGLVEPRHGIGTFVMERQAQAGLRIAAESAANVRDLLELRIGLEGQAAALAALRRDEGHLRRMRQALDDYQDLAAAGDSCIEADRRFHLLIAEATGNLYFTEMLLQLGNGLIPRNRMALAERSGAKLARQAYLANLEHEAILNAIRRQDPDAARAAVCLHLSNSRDRLLPEQA; this is translated from the coding sequence ATGGCCACCGAACAAGCCCACAAACGCGGCCACAGCCGTGCCCATGACCTGGTCTCCAGCCTGACCCAACAGATCTTGCTGGGTACCTTCAAGCCAGGCGACAAGTTGCCCTCGGAAAACAGCTTGGTGCGCGAGCATGGGGTCAGCCGCACCGTGGTCCGCGAGGCCCTGTCGAAATTGCAGGCCTCGGGGCTGGTGGAGCCACGCCACGGTATCGGTACGTTCGTGATGGAGCGCCAGGCCCAGGCCGGCCTGCGCATCGCTGCGGAAAGCGCGGCGAATGTGCGCGACCTGCTGGAGCTGCGCATCGGCCTGGAAGGCCAGGCCGCCGCCTTGGCCGCGCTACGTCGTGATGAGGGGCACCTGAGGCGCATGCGCCAGGCGCTGGATGACTACCAGGACCTGGCCGCCGCTGGCGACAGCTGCATCGAGGCCGACCGGCGCTTTCACCTGTTGATTGCCGAGGCCACTGGCAACCTGTACTTCACTGAAATGCTGTTGCAGCTGGGCAACGGCCTGATCCCGCGCAACCGCATGGCCCTGGCCGAACGCAGCGGGGCGAAGCTGGCGCGGCAGGCGTACCTGGCCAACCTCGAGCATGAGGCGATCCTCAATGCCATCCGCCGGCAGGATCCGGACGCGGCGCGGGCAGCGGTGTGCCTGCACCTGTCCAATAGCCGCGACCGACTACTGCCCGAACAGGCCTGA
- a CDS encoding MFS transporter, producing MNDTLAPSARNEGDALASAVAKVKRHVLPLFVIMFIVNYLDRVNIGFVRPHLESDLGISAAAYGFGAGLFFIGYALFEVPSNMLLQKVGARLWLTRIMFTWGVVATAMAFVQNETQFYVLRFLLGVAEAGFFPGVIYYFTRWLPAAERGKAIAIFLSGSALASLISGPLAGALMQIQGLGMHGWQWMLFIEGMASVTLCFFVFFWLDSRPQDAKWLSQAEQEALVAAIDREQLEREAVGAVRPSAWSLLKDRQILLFCLIYFCIQLTIYAATFWLPSIIKRMGDLSDLQVGFFNSIPWLISILAMYAFAAGSARWKFQQAWVAGALVIAAIGMFMSTTGGPVFAFVAVCFAAIGFKSASSLFWPIPQGYLDARIAAAVIALINSVGNLGGFVAPTTFGLLEQQTGSIQGGLYGLAVTSVLAAIAIFFVRTRPKGVPSDDLKAPSALGQSH from the coding sequence GTGAACGATACCCTCGCTCCGTCTGCCCGGAATGAAGGCGACGCCCTGGCCAGCGCCGTGGCCAAGGTCAAGCGCCACGTCCTGCCGCTGTTCGTCATCATGTTCATCGTCAACTACCTGGACCGCGTCAACATCGGCTTCGTCCGCCCCCATCTGGAAAGCGACCTGGGCATCAGCGCCGCGGCCTATGGCTTTGGCGCCGGCCTGTTCTTCATTGGCTACGCGTTGTTCGAAGTGCCCTCGAACATGCTGCTGCAGAAGGTCGGCGCAAGGCTGTGGCTGACCCGCATCATGTTCACCTGGGGGGTGGTGGCCACGGCCATGGCCTTCGTGCAGAACGAAACCCAGTTCTACGTGCTGCGCTTTCTGCTGGGGGTTGCCGAAGCGGGCTTCTTCCCCGGGGTGATCTACTACTTCACCCGCTGGCTGCCGGCCGCCGAGCGTGGCAAGGCGATTGCCATCTTCCTCAGCGGCTCGGCATTGGCGTCGCTGATTTCCGGGCCGCTGGCCGGCGCGCTGATGCAGATCCAGGGCCTGGGCATGCATGGCTGGCAGTGGATGCTGTTCATCGAAGGCATGGCCTCGGTGACGCTGTGCTTCTTCGTGTTCTTCTGGCTCGACTCCAGGCCGCAGGACGCCAAGTGGCTGAGCCAGGCCGAGCAGGAAGCACTGGTGGCCGCCATCGATCGCGAGCAACTTGAGCGCGAAGCGGTCGGCGCGGTCAGGCCATCGGCCTGGAGCCTGCTCAAGGACCGCCAGATCCTGCTGTTCTGCCTGATCTACTTCTGCATCCAGCTGACCATCTACGCCGCGACCTTCTGGCTGCCGAGCATCATCAAGCGCATGGGTGACCTCAGCGACCTGCAGGTCGGCTTCTTCAACTCGATCCCGTGGCTGATCTCGATCCTGGCCATGTATGCCTTCGCCGCCGGCTCGGCGCGCTGGAAGTTCCAGCAGGCCTGGGTCGCAGGTGCGCTGGTGATCGCTGCCATCGGCATGTTCATGTCCACCACGGGTGGGCCGGTGTTCGCCTTTGTCGCGGTGTGCTTCGCGGCCATCGGTTTCAAGTCGGCGTCGTCACTGTTCTGGCCGATCCCGCAGGGCTACCTGGATGCCCGCATCGCCGCAGCGGTGATCGCGTTGATCAACTCGGTCGGCAACCTCGGCGGCTTCGTCGCCCCCACCACCTTCGGCCTGCTGGAGCAGCAGACCGGTTCGATCCAGGGCGGCCTGTACGGCCTGGCGGTGACCTCGGTGCTGGCGGCCATTGCCATCTTCTTCGTACGCACTCGCCCAAAGGGCGTCCCTTCCGATGACCTCAAGGCCCCTTCGGCCCTGGGTCAGAGCCATTGA
- the gudD gene encoding glucarate dehydratase: MNMQTLHTSTPVVTDLRVIPVAGHDSMLLNLSGAHGPFFTRNVVVLRDSAGNTGLGEVPGGEKIRQTLEDARSLVVGQPIGHYQRVLNAMRQTFANRDSAGRGLQTFDLRITVHAVTAIESALLDLLGQHLNVPMAALLGEGQQREAVKMLGYLFYIGDRQQTDLAYRNEADAEDDWFRLRHEKALTPDAVVRLAEAAKARYGFSDFKLKGGVLRGEEEMEAVTALAERFPEARITLDPNGAWSLKEAIALCRDKHDVLAYAEDPCGAENGYSGREVMAEFRRATGLPTATNMIATDWRQMGHAIQLQSVDIPLADPHFWTLQGSVRVAQMCNDWGLTWGSHSNNHFDISLAMFTQVAAAAPGEITAIDTHWIWQDGQRLTREPLRIVDGHVHVPARPGLGVELDEDQLAKAHECYRNMGLGARDDSVAMQFLIPGWSFDNKRPCLVR, translated from the coding sequence ATGAACATGCAGACCCTTCACACCAGCACCCCCGTGGTCACTGATCTGCGCGTGATCCCCGTCGCCGGGCACGACAGCATGCTGCTCAACCTCAGTGGTGCCCATGGCCCGTTCTTCACCCGCAACGTAGTGGTGCTGCGTGACAGCGCCGGCAATACCGGGTTGGGCGAGGTGCCCGGCGGCGAGAAGATCCGCCAGACACTGGAGGACGCCCGCAGTCTGGTGGTCGGCCAGCCGATCGGCCATTACCAGCGCGTGCTCAATGCCATGCGCCAGACCTTCGCCAACCGTGACTCGGCTGGTCGCGGCCTGCAGACCTTCGACCTGCGCATCACCGTGCATGCGGTGACGGCCATCGAGTCGGCGCTGCTCGACCTGCTCGGCCAGCACCTGAACGTGCCGATGGCGGCACTGCTGGGCGAGGGGCAGCAGCGCGAGGCGGTGAAGATGCTCGGTTACCTGTTCTACATCGGCGACCGCCAGCAGACCGACCTTGCTTACCGCAACGAAGCCGATGCCGAGGATGACTGGTTCCGCCTGCGCCACGAAAAGGCCCTGACCCCGGACGCGGTGGTGCGCCTGGCCGAGGCCGCCAAGGCGCGCTATGGCTTCAGCGACTTCAAGCTCAAGGGCGGGGTGTTGCGCGGCGAGGAGGAGATGGAAGCGGTAACGGCGCTGGCCGAGCGCTTCCCCGAAGCCCGCATCACCCTCGACCCGAATGGTGCCTGGTCATTGAAGGAGGCCATTGCCCTGTGCCGCGACAAGCACGATGTGCTGGCCTACGCCGAAGACCCGTGCGGTGCCGAGAACGGCTACTCGGGCCGTGAGGTGATGGCCGAGTTCCGCCGCGCCACCGGCCTGCCCACCGCCACCAACATGATCGCTACCGACTGGCGGCAGATGGGCCATGCGATCCAGTTGCAGTCGGTGGACATTCCGCTGGCCGACCCGCACTTCTGGACCTTGCAGGGTTCGGTACGGGTGGCGCAGATGTGCAACGACTGGGGGCTGACCTGGGGTTCGCATTCCAACAACCACTTCGATATCTCGCTGGCAATGTTCACCCAGGTGGCGGCTGCGGCGCCGGGGGAAATCACTGCGATCGACACCCACTGGATCTGGCAGGACGGTCAGCGCCTGACCCGCGAGCCACTGCGCATCGTCGACGGGCATGTGCACGTGCCGGCGCGGCCGGGGCTTGGGGTGGAGCTGGATGAAGACCAGTTGGCCAAGGCGCATGAGTGCTACCGCAACATGGGGTTGGGCGCGCGGGATGACAGCGTGGCAATGCAGTTCCTGATTCCGGGGTGGAGCTTCGATAACAAGCGGCCTTGCCTGGTGCGTTGA
- a CDS encoding amino acid permease, translating to MNTVGSDGNLAQGFKPRHVTMLSIAGIIGAGLFVGSGHAIAAAGPATIISYFVAGTLVVLVMRMLGEMAVAHPDTGSFSTYAEQAIGRWAGYTIGWLYWWFWVLVIPIEALAAGHVLNAWFPQVDSWIFALASVLLLAGTNLFSVAKYGEFEFWFAILKVTAILGFIGLGFAALMGWLPNREVSGLSSLMAEHGGFAPKGWSAVVGAFITVMFSFIGTEAVTIAASESSDPSRNIAKATRSVIWRISTFYILSIFVIISVVPWNDPQLAVVGSYQRALEIMNIPNAAFMVDLVVLVAVTSCMNSSIYIASRMMYSLAKRGDAPAMLNKTSKVGVPRAAVFGSTLIGAAIAILNYVAPKGVFEFLLASSGAIALLVYMVIAISQLRMRRRLERENTELKFRMWLFPYLTWAVILFIGGALAVMMFTPEHRAEVSSTLGLAIVISFLGIVTTRGNAQPVGVRSMG from the coding sequence ATGAACACCGTGGGATCTGATGGCAACCTTGCACAAGGTTTCAAGCCACGTCACGTAACGATGCTGTCCATCGCCGGCATCATCGGCGCCGGACTTTTCGTCGGCTCTGGCCACGCCATCGCGGCAGCCGGGCCAGCTACCATAATTTCCTATTTCGTGGCCGGGACCTTGGTGGTACTGGTCATGCGCATGCTCGGCGAAATGGCCGTGGCACACCCGGACACCGGATCGTTTTCCACCTACGCCGAGCAGGCCATCGGCCGCTGGGCCGGCTACACCATCGGTTGGCTGTACTGGTGGTTCTGGGTACTGGTAATCCCGATCGAAGCGCTGGCCGCCGGGCATGTGCTGAACGCCTGGTTCCCGCAGGTGGACAGCTGGATATTCGCCCTGGCTTCGGTGCTGCTGCTGGCTGGTACCAACCTGTTCAGCGTGGCCAAGTACGGTGAGTTCGAGTTCTGGTTCGCCATTCTCAAGGTCACGGCCATTCTCGGTTTCATCGGCCTGGGTTTCGCCGCACTTATGGGCTGGCTGCCCAACCGCGAGGTCAGTGGCCTGAGCAGCTTGATGGCCGAGCACGGCGGCTTCGCGCCGAAGGGCTGGTCGGCCGTGGTTGGTGCGTTCATCACCGTGATGTTCAGCTTCATCGGCACCGAAGCGGTGACCATCGCCGCGTCCGAATCGAGCGACCCGTCGCGCAACATCGCCAAGGCCACTCGCTCGGTGATCTGGCGCATCAGTACCTTCTACATCCTGTCGATCTTCGTGATCATTTCGGTGGTGCCGTGGAACGACCCGCAGCTGGCGGTGGTGGGCTCTTACCAGCGTGCGCTGGAGATCATGAACATCCCCAACGCGGCCTTCATGGTCGACCTGGTGGTGCTGGTGGCAGTGACCAGCTGCATGAACTCTTCGATCTACATTGCCTCGCGGATGATGTACTCGCTGGCCAAGCGCGGTGACGCACCGGCCATGCTCAACAAGACCTCCAAGGTCGGTGTGCCACGCGCTGCTGTATTCGGCAGCACGTTGATCGGCGCGGCCATTGCCATCCTCAACTACGTCGCGCCGAAGGGCGTGTTCGAGTTCCTGCTGGCCAGCTCCGGCGCCATTGCCTTGCTGGTGTACATGGTCATCGCCATTTCGCAGCTGCGCATGCGCCGTCGCCTGGAGCGGGAAAACACCGAGCTGAAGTTCCGCATGTGGCTGTTCCCGTACCTGACCTGGGCGGTGATCCTGTTCATTGGCGGGGCACTGGCGGTCATGATGTTCACGCCTGAACACCGGGCAGAGGTGAGCTCGACATTGGGCCTGGCGATCGTGATTTCCTTCCTGGGGATCGTGACCACGCGGGGCAATGCGCAACCTGTGGGGGTGCGTTCGATGGGGTGA
- a CDS encoding LysR family transcriptional regulator gives MEIRHFRYFLCVARHGHFTRAAEQLGIAPPTLSRQIQDMERELGVRLFERNQREVNLTAAGQALLIEAEHAVRQFDAAQLGAQRAARGESGRIELGYVASAAYSGMLQQQVSRYSETCPGVRLNIRELPMAELPGMVRDGLLDLAYVRSPMELPEELEAIALHQEGFVLALPASSRINEVPQIPASRLANETFILPEQISGTLEVAAQGGFVPRLGPQPGSLVAVITLVSLGQGIAVVPESVVQRISLPQVHYRRIVDCQASSWLSLIYRRFEKAPAAIRYIKMMKG, from the coding sequence ATGGAAATCCGCCATTTCCGCTACTTCCTCTGCGTCGCCCGCCACGGCCATTTCACCCGTGCCGCTGAACAGCTGGGCATCGCCCCGCCCACGCTCAGCCGGCAGATTCAGGACATGGAGCGCGAACTGGGCGTGCGCCTGTTCGAGCGCAACCAGCGCGAGGTCAACCTCACCGCAGCGGGCCAGGCGCTTTTGATCGAGGCCGAACATGCCGTGCGCCAGTTCGATGCTGCACAACTGGGCGCGCAACGGGCCGCTCGAGGCGAAAGCGGGCGCATCGAACTGGGCTATGTGGCTTCGGCCGCGTACTCGGGCATGCTCCAGCAGCAAGTCAGCCGCTACAGCGAAACCTGCCCCGGCGTACGCCTGAACATTCGCGAACTGCCCATGGCCGAACTGCCCGGTATGGTCCGCGACGGCCTGCTTGACCTTGCCTATGTGCGCTCGCCGATGGAGCTGCCCGAGGAACTCGAAGCCATCGCCTTGCACCAGGAAGGTTTCGTCCTCGCCTTGCCCGCCAGCTCACGGATAAATGAAGTGCCGCAGATCCCCGCCTCGCGCCTGGCCAATGAAACCTTCATCCTGCCCGAACAGATCTCCGGCACGCTGGAGGTGGCCGCACAAGGTGGTTTCGTCCCGAGGCTCGGCCCTCAGCCGGGCAGCCTGGTGGCAGTGATCACCCTGGTGTCACTCGGCCAAGGCATCGCAGTGGTGCCGGAATCGGTGGTGCAGCGCATCAGCCTGCCGCAGGTGCACTACCGGCGTATTGTCGACTGCCAGGCCAGCTCGTGGCTTAGCCTGATCTACCGGCGCTTCGAGAAAGCGCCAGCGGCAATCAGATACATCAAGATGATGAAAGGCTGA